GCGGAAGTAGTAGTGCGCCGAGTGCTCGCCGCCGAACACCGCGCCGGTGCTGGCCATCTCCGCCTTGATGAAGGAGTGGCCCACCCGGGTGCGCACCGGGACGCCGCCCTGCTCGCGCACGATCTCCGGCACCGCCGCCGACGTGATCAGGTTGTGGATGATCGTGGCGCCCGGGTACTTGGCCAGCTCGCGGGTCGCGACCAGCGCGGTCACCGCGGACGGGGACACCGGCGCGCCCTCGGCGTCCACCACGAAGCAGCGGTCGGCGTCGCCGTCGAAGGCCAGGCCCAGGTCGGCCCCGTGCTCGCGCACCGCCGCCTGCAGGTCCACCAGGTTCGCCGGCTCCAGCGGGTTGGCCTCGTGGTTGGGGAACGAGCCGTCCAGCTCGAAGTACAGCGGCACGATGTCCAGCGGCAGCGCGGGCAGCACCGCGTCGCCGAGCACCGCGGGCACCGTGTATCCACCCATGCCGTTGCCGGCGTCGACGACCACCTTCAGCGGCCGGATCCCGCTCAGGTCCACCAGCGTGCGCAGGTGCGCCGCGTAGTCGGCCAGCATCTCCCGCGACTCGATCGTGCCGCTCGGCGCGGGCAGTGCCTCACCCGAGTCGAGCAGCTGCTGAGCCCGCTCGCGGATGGCGGACAGCCCGCTGGCCTGGCCCACCGGCTTGGCTCCGGCGAAGCACAGCTTGATGCCGTTGTACTGGGCCGGGTTGTGGCTGGCGGTGAACATGGCGCCGGGCAGGTCGAGGATGCCGGAGGCGTAGTACAGCAGGTCGGTCGAGCCGAGACCGGCGTTGATCACGTTGACGCCTTCGGCGCGTACCCCGTCGGTGAAGGCCTTGACCAGCGCGGGGCCGGACTCGCGCATGTCGTGCGCGACGACGACGGTGCCGCGGTCCTCCCCCAGGTCCTTGAGCGTCTGCGCGAACGCCCGGCCCAGCGCGCCGGCCACCGGCTCGTTCAGCTGGTCCGGCACGGTGCCGCGGACGTCGTACGCCTTGACGATCTGGGACAGGTCAGACACGGCTTCTCCTCAATCTCGACCAAACGCCTCACCCTAACCACCGCACGTTACGTACCCAGGACCGGCGCGCGAACCACGTCACTCGGGAGAAAGCCGCCCCCGTGCCGCCGTCGCAGCATGGGGGCGGCAGCCTGGCGGAACTGTCGCGATGTGGGCAGTCAGAGCTGGAGACCCGTGAGGACCATCACGCGGGGATCGGTGTAGTCGTCCATGGCGCTGCGCAGGCCCTCGCGGCCGGTGCCGGAGCCCTTCACGCCGCCGTACGGCATCTGGTCGGCGCGGAACGACGGCACGTCACCCACGATCACCCCGCCCACCTGCAACGTCGCGTGCGCCGCGAACGCCGTCTGCAGGTCGCTGGTGAAGACCCCGGCCTGCAGGCCGAAGGCCGAGTCGTTGACGGCCGCGAACGCGGCCTCGTCGGAGTCGACGACGGACACCACGAGCACCGGCCCGAACACCTCGTCGCAGGCGACCTTGGCGTCGGCGGGCACGTCGGCCAGCACGGTCGGGGCGTAGTTCGCGCCGTCGCGGACCCCGCCGACGAGTACCCGCGCCCCTGCGGCGACCGCTTCCTCGACCCAGCTCTCGACCCGCTCCGCGGCGGCCTCGTTGATCAGCGGGCCGACCTGGGTGTCGGCCGCGGCCGGGTCGCCGGTCTTCAGGCCGCGCACCGCCTCGACCAGCTTCGGCAGGAACGCTTCGGCCTGGTCGCGGTGCACGATGACCCGCTGCACCGCGATGCAGCTCTGCCCCGCCTGGTAGTTGCTGAACAGCGCGATGCGCTGCGCCGCCCAGGACAGGTCGCGGTAGT
The Catellatospora sp. IY07-71 DNA segment above includes these coding regions:
- a CDS encoding phosphomannomutase/phosphoglucomutase, which translates into the protein MSDLSQIVKAYDVRGTVPDQLNEPVAGALGRAFAQTLKDLGEDRGTVVVAHDMRESGPALVKAFTDGVRAEGVNVINAGLGSTDLLYYASGILDLPGAMFTASHNPAQYNGIKLCFAGAKPVGQASGLSAIRERAQQLLDSGEALPAPSGTIESREMLADYAAHLRTLVDLSGIRPLKVVVDAGNGMGGYTVPAVLGDAVLPALPLDIVPLYFELDGSFPNHEANPLEPANLVDLQAAVREHGADLGLAFDGDADRCFVVDAEGAPVSPSAVTALVATRELAKYPGATIIHNLITSAAVPEIVREQGGVPVRTRVGHSFIKAEMASTGAVFGGEHSAHYYFRDFWGADTGMLAAMHVLAALGEQDGPLSELGRRYERYISSGEINSVVADQGAKLAQVRSHFAGEQQDELDGLTVAFDDGAWVNLRASNTEPLLRLNVEAPTQERMSQLRDEVLKLVRG